In the Sus scrofa isolate TJ Tabasco breed Duroc chromosome 8, Sscrofa11.1, whole genome shotgun sequence genome, GCCAAAGCTGAGATGATTTTCAGCTTCGTAGACTCTGCTGGAACTGAACTTCACCCAGCAGCCAGATGCTGGCCCACAGGAGAGTATCCAGTAGATTTCAATCAAGTAACGTGAAACCTTGTTTTCTCCATAATGCACAAGGCGGGGCCCAAGGGAGGAAGGCAGTGGTCCATTCTACTTGGATGGAATGAGCTGAGACAGGCTCATGGAGGAGCTGACCCTTAAAcactgtcttgggagttcctgttgtggctcagtgggttacgaacccaaccagtatccatcgggatgcgggttccatccctggcctcactcggtgggttaaggatccggcattgttgtggctctggtataggccggcagctgcagctccaatttgccccctagcctgggaacctccatatgctgtgggtgcggccctgaaaagaaaaaacgaaacaaaacaaaaacaaaataaaaaaataaacggTGTCTTGAAAAACAGCATGGATATTTTTGGGGCAGATGAGGCCAGGCTTAGTGGAGAGGCCAGTGGTACAACCCAGAAGATGGGGAGCAGGGCGGGTAAGGTATGGCAGGTGCCATAGTCTGATGTGTCTGTCACTGTGGAATGAGGTAGGGCCCCAAGGATATAAATACtgcctggatctttaaccactaggccaccagggaactactgaacattgatttttcatttacattttgttcTACAAAATGGTCCCTCCCTTAACATtactttttaacaaatatttagaatCGCTCAGAATCCCTCCAATTTTGTAGTTCCCTAATCAACCTCCAAAAAGCTGCACTGGTCTCTGTGCAGAGTTTGTTAAAGTCTATTCAGCAGCTCCATCTAAGGGCTTCAATAGGCACTAAAAATGTTACTTGagttctctttgattttttcttttttttaattactcaaatgattttatcacatctgtagttgtataatgatcatcacaatccagtttcacaggatttctatcccataaTCCaagcacacacccccacccccgaaactctctggagaccataagttttttaatgtctgtgagtcagcgtctgttctgcaaagaggttcagtctgtccttttttcagattccatatgtcagtgaaagtgtttgatgttggtgtctcattgtatggctgacttcacttagtatgataatttctaggtccatccatgttccaaaaagtgctggtatttcgttctttttaatggctgagtaatattccatgtgtgtatgtaccacatcttcttgatccactcctctgtcaatggacatttaggttgtttccatgtcttggctattgtaaagagtgctacagggaacattggagtacatgtgtctttgcaagtcatggttttctctggatagatgcccaggagtgggattgctggatcaaatgggagttctatttttagttttctgaggcatctccatactgttttccacagtggtttcaccctCTTTGATTTTCAAGTTGAAGGTTCTCATTTCTATCTAGAGCTCATCCTCAGCTAGAGAGCCAGTGCCCATCAGGTTTCTCTGGGTCAGCATTTGAGTATAAAAGTCAGAATCAGCTTTTTCTAACTGCAGCAGAGTCCCCTCTGAATGCTGACCCCAGTCTTTACACTGAAGTCCTCCTGTGTTCTTAGTGAGCTGGTTTTATTTGGAAGCACTTTAATAATTGAACTTGGCTTGAGGAACTGTCTTCAGAATATCCCCCTGACCCCACCCCGTTTCACAGCAAAGAGCTGGTTCCTCACCAGAGGATTGTAGCAGCTGTGTTAGGCTTATAACATTTCTGGAATCATCATCCTTAAGAGGACGTATGAATTCCTCATTAGCATTGGTGTCCATTTACGTTGTCTTCCTCtgaatcttattctttttttttttccatctttttagggccacgcccacagcatatggaggttcctaggctaggggtctaatcggagccatagctgctggcctacaccacagtcacagcaacgtaggatccgagctgcatctgcgacctacaccacagttcatggcaatgctggatccttaaagcacagggcgaggccaaggatcgaacctgcaaccttatggttactagttgaattcgtttccactgcaccacaatgggaactccttctgcatCTTGTTCTGAAGATCTTCAGTTTTTCCCCTGCAGTGATCTTGGAAGGAAGGTTGTTTTGAGCTGTGTCTATTCCCTGAACCTAAGGTTCCTAGTTATAAATGTCCACATCTCCTTCGTGAACAGCTCTGTCTTCAGGATCTGAGGGAACTTCGGCTGAACATGCTGGTGTTGGAGGTAAAATATCCACATTTGAAAATTCCAAGTCTCTAAGTGAGCAATGCCACTCTACTGGCTGGGGCTGAAGAGCTGAGATGTAGTCGTAAATGGACATGCCAGGGATCTCATGACTGCACGGACTGTGGCCCACGGACCCTGGCGAGGACAATGGATCCTCAAATTTACTGATGTTAGAGGCGCTTTCTAGGTGAGTCTCAAACAAACCGGAGACTGGATTGGAGATGAGAGTTTTTTCAGAACGATCTTCCTGAGTCTCACATTTGTGCCCAAGGCTCTCTAATGACATGACATTGTCTCTCCTCTCCCCTGAGCCCTTGTCCTCCAGGGGCCCGGGGGCTGTCCCGCTCTCCTCGCCAGGGGCTTCTTCCTCCTCAGCCATGTGTCTCCAATCCTCTGAACTTGAACTTAGAGTAAATAAAGACCCTTCGTCAGAATCAGAGTTGGAGTCTAACTCATACCAAGCCTCAGAAGCATGCTTTTGCTCTGGTTCCTTGTTAGCAGGAGTGACATGCGGGTCCCGGCCCCACCCTGGAGGGAGAGCAGGCGGGGACGGGTCCATGTGTCCTGGGTCACTGAGTGTGGCTGCAGTGTGGTGGGCAGGAAGCTCTGCCTCTGTCCCCGAGCCCTTGAGCCTTTGCTGCTGTGCGCTCAGCAAGTTCTCCTTAAAAAACCCAGAAGGTAAGTGTCCAGAAGCCCATCTTCCCTCATTCTCACCAGGCCTCGGAGCTTCTGTGTGCGTTGGCATTTCCGAGAGAGGAGCCATCATTTTCCTGGGGACTGGTGGGCCCGACTCATTGAAATCCTTCTGGATTGAGCCAGGGCCGTTTTGCAATCCCACAGCTTCGGCAGCGATGCCCACTGAGCGCTCATTAGGGGAGACTTCCCCGGCCCTGGGGTCATAGTTTCCTTCTGTAGGAATGTCATCCCTGTGGAGACGGTCCTGTCCTGCCCATGGGACTTGGGTATCCTCAGCATCGGGCTGGGCTCGGAGATCGGGCCAGACCACGCTGTGATTTGGGAGCTTCTCATCCCTTCTACTTCCTGACCCACTGGGGTCCCTGCATTGTCCCCTTCCCTGCTGGCTACCAGGCTCCTTTCTGCTCTGTCGCAGTGTGCCCTTAAGAGCGACATCCGTGCGTGGGCtggcctctgtcctccagccGGGGGCTTGGTTCTCATAGAGGTTTACATCCTGGAAAGTTTGGTGTTGATCTGTCCTTGGCTGCTGTGTGTTCCCCACAGTGTCAATTTCATCGTAGAAGCCCTGGTTGGAGTACACCACTCCGGAGCCTGGACTTTTTTTCTGGCATCTCTGTTGCCACAGTCTGTCAACATAAGGCCTGGCAAAAGCCCCCAGGCAGAAAGCCACGAGGAATGTGATGAAGACGGCCAGGCAGACGGCCAGGGTGAGGTCCTGGGAAGCGGAAGCTGCTTCCTTTCTGCCAGCAGTTTGCCCATCCTGGGTGCTCCTAACCCGTCTGTGCAGCCGTCTCTGCTGCTCACCGGCCTCAGGGCGGGCAGGATCTGTCTTCCCCAGAGAGGACAAGCCAGCCTCTCCGGGGCTCTCAGCGTTGCTCCTTCTGAGGCTTTTCGTGTGGTTCAGGTTAATGCGAGGGATGCGGGTCTCTCCTGATGTTCTGCTTTTGGGGGCCCACTGGTAtgcctcttccttccctgggTGTGGGATGGGGGAGGTAAAAGCACACATTAAGTGGACAGGGAAATAAGACTCCAGTGGTGTAAAAGCCTCTGCGCGCCCTCAGTCCTTATCTAGCTAGATTTGAagtgtatgttttgttttgttctttttttgtctttttaaggccactcccgtggcatatggaggttctgaggctaggggtccaatcggagctgtagccaccggcctgtgccagagctgcagcaaagccagatccgagccgcgtc is a window encoding:
- the LRRC66 gene encoding leucine-rich repeat-containing protein 66 isoform X1, with amino-acid sequence MMKNLCFRILTMIIGLCLTGTMTNPSRQSSNLFNSERQWNRYLLTDHSAAGKHATPMDTQVAATVDTSSNFFRGLLQTHMRKEEWNIKHLDLSNSLIPKITFSSLAHFHSLEVLNLSNNTIHSVSLDLPSVKSSWVKCHQGSLRNGLPFLKLLILKGNKLGNIPKGLWKLKSLQSLDLSFNGISEIGISDLHSCLQLENLHLKSNKIFRIHPAAFKDLKKLQVVDLSNNALTTILPMMIVALELPHLQANLADNQWQCDNSVAVFQNFISESWREKWNTICNKSTGKEEAYQWAPKSRTSGETRIPRINLNHTKSLRRSNAESPGEAGLSSLGKTDPARPEAGEQQRRLHRRVRSTQDGQTAGRKEAASASQDLTLAVCLAVFITFLVAFCLGAFARPYVDRLWQQRCQKKSPGSGVVYSNQGFYDEIDTVGNTQQPRTDQHQTFQDVNLYENQAPGWRTEASPRTDVALKGTLRQSRKEPGSQQGRGQCRDPSGSGSRRDEKLPNHSVVWPDLRAQPDAEDTQVPWAGQDRLHRDDIPTEGNYDPRAGEVSPNERSVGIAAEAVGLQNGPGSIQKDFNESGPPVPRKMMAPLSEMPTHTEAPRPGENEGRWASGHLPSGFFKENLLSAQQQRLKGSGTEAELPAHHTAATLSDPGHMDPSPPALPPGWGRDPHVTPANKEPEQKHASEAWYELDSNSDSDEGSLFTLSSSSEDWRHMAEEEEAPGEESGTAPGPLEDKGSGERRDNVMSLESLGHKCETQEDRSEKTLISNPVSGLFETHLESASNISKFEDPLSSPGSVGHSPCSHEIPGMSIYDYISALQPQPVEWHCSLRDLEFSNVDILPPTPACSAEVPSDPEDRAVHEGDVDIYN
- the LRRC66 gene encoding leucine-rich repeat-containing protein 66 isoform X3; protein product: MMIVALELPHLQANLADNQWQCDNSVAVFQNFISESWREKWNTICNKSTGKEEAYQWAPKSRTSGETRIPRINLNHTKSLRRSNAESPGEAGLSSLGKTDPARPEAGEQQRRLHRRVRSTQDGQTAGRKEAASASQDLTLAVCLAVFITFLVAFCLGAFARPYVDRLWQQRCQKKSPGSGVVYSNQGFYDEIDTVGNTQQPRTDQHQTFQDVNLYENQAPGWRTEASPRTDVALKGTLRQSRKEPGSQQGRGQCRDPSGSGSRRDEKLPNHSVVWPDLRAQPDAEDTQVPWAGQDRLHRDDIPTEGNYDPRAGEVSPNERSVGIAAEAVGLQNGPGSIQKDFNESGPPVPRKMMAPLSEMPTHTEAPRPGENEGRWASGHLPSGFFKENLLSAQQQRLKGSGTEAELPAHHTAATLSDPGHMDPSPPALPPGWGRDPHVTPANKEPEQKHASEAWYELDSNSDSDEGSLFTLSSSSEDWRHMAEEEEAPGEESGTAPGPLEDKGSGERRDNVMSLESLGHKCETQEDRSEKTLISNPVSGLFETHLESASNISKFEDPLSSPGSVGHSPCSHEIPGMSIYDYISALQPQPVEWHCSLRDLEFSNVDILPPTPACSAEVPSDPEDRAVHEGDVDIYN
- the LRRC66 gene encoding leucine-rich repeat-containing protein 66 isoform X2, yielding MRHPWIHSLEVLNLSNNTIHSVSLDLPSVKSSWVKCHQGSLRNGLPFLKLLILKGNKLGNIPKGLWKLKSLQSLDLSFNGISEIGISDLHSCLQLENLHLKSNKIFRIHPAAFKDLKKLQVVDLSNNALTTILPMMIVALELPHLQANLADNQWQCDNSVAVFQNFISESWREKWNTICNKSTGKEEAYQWAPKSRTSGETRIPRINLNHTKSLRRSNAESPGEAGLSSLGKTDPARPEAGEQQRRLHRRVRSTQDGQTAGRKEAASASQDLTLAVCLAVFITFLVAFCLGAFARPYVDRLWQQRCQKKSPGSGVVYSNQGFYDEIDTVGNTQQPRTDQHQTFQDVNLYENQAPGWRTEASPRTDVALKGTLRQSRKEPGSQQGRGQCRDPSGSGSRRDEKLPNHSVVWPDLRAQPDAEDTQVPWAGQDRLHRDDIPTEGNYDPRAGEVSPNERSVGIAAEAVGLQNGPGSIQKDFNESGPPVPRKMMAPLSEMPTHTEAPRPGENEGRWASGHLPSGFFKENLLSAQQQRLKGSGTEAELPAHHTAATLSDPGHMDPSPPALPPGWGRDPHVTPANKEPEQKHASEAWYELDSNSDSDEGSLFTLSSSSEDWRHMAEEEEAPGEESGTAPGPLEDKGSGERRDNVMSLESLGHKCETQEDRSEKTLISNPVSGLFETHLESASNISKFEDPLSSPGSVGHSPCSHEIPGMSIYDYISALQPQPVEWHCSLRDLEFSNVDILPPTPACSAEVPSDPEDRAVHEGDVDIYN